One Chromobacterium paludis genomic window carries:
- a CDS encoding PilN domain-containing protein yields the protein MIRINLLPHREQKKAAHRLRFQLLTGATLVGAAILLGIVYLALGRQLSDQQQRNQFLQTEIVKLDSQIKDIGKLKKQRDDLLARKQLVERLQEGRNGAVHLFDQLVRQTPDGVYLKSFKQTGNQVVLSGYAQSGARVSNYMRQLSQSDVFDAPVLVEVTSSIVNNQRVNAFTLNATLRQAPPDTQLNNNKPAGAKP from the coding sequence ATGATACGGATCAACCTCCTTCCCCACCGCGAACAGAAAAAAGCCGCGCACCGGCTCCGCTTCCAGCTGCTCACAGGCGCCACCCTTGTCGGCGCCGCAATCTTGCTGGGCATCGTCTATCTGGCGCTGGGACGCCAGCTGTCGGACCAGCAGCAGCGCAATCAGTTCCTGCAGACGGAGATCGTCAAGCTGGACTCCCAGATCAAGGACATCGGCAAGCTGAAAAAACAGCGCGACGACCTGCTGGCGCGCAAGCAGCTGGTGGAGCGCCTGCAAGAAGGCCGCAACGGCGCGGTGCACCTGTTCGACCAACTGGTGCGGCAAACGCCGGATGGCGTCTACCTGAAATCATTCAAGCAGACCGGCAACCAGGTGGTGCTGTCCGGCTACGCCCAGTCCGGCGCCCGCGTATCCAACTACATGCGCCAGCTCAGTCAATCGGACGTATTCGACGCGCCGGTGCTGGTCGAGGTCACCTCCAGCATCGTCAACAATCAACGCGTCAACGCCTTCACGCTGAACGCCACGCTGCGCCAAGCCCCGCCCGATACGCAACTGAACAATAACAAGCCCGCCGGAGCCAAGCCATGA